The following coding sequences lie in one Lelliottia jeotgali genomic window:
- a CDS encoding phosphate acyltransferase, Acyl-ACP phosphotransacylase: MGGDFGPSVTVPAALQALNSNSQLTLLLVGNPDTITPLLAKADFEQRSRLQIIPAQSVIASDARPSHAIRNSRGSSMRIALELVKEGRAEACVSAGNTGALMGLAKLMLKPIEGIERPALVTVLPHQQKGKTVVLDLGANVDCDSTMLAQFAIMGSVLAEEVVGIVNPRVALLNIGEEETKGLDSIRDAAELLKSMPSINYIGYLEANELLTGKTDVLVCDGFTGNVTLKTMEGVVRMFLSLLKLQGEGKKRSWWLILLKRWLQKSLTRRFSHLNPDQYNGACLLGLRGTVIKSHGAANQRAFTVAIEQAVQAVQRQVPQRIAARLGSVLAKSD, from the coding sequence ATGGGAGGAGATTTTGGGCCTTCCGTGACAGTGCCTGCAGCATTGCAGGCACTGAATTCTAATTCACAACTCACACTTCTTTTAGTCGGTAATCCCGATACCATCACGCCATTACTTGCAAAAGCTGACTTTGAACAACGTTCACGTCTGCAGATTATCCCTGCGCAGTCAGTTATTGCCAGTGATGCCCGGCCATCGCATGCGATCCGCAACAGTCGCGGAAGCTCAATGCGAATTGCGCTGGAACTGGTGAAAGAAGGGCGGGCTGAAGCCTGCGTCAGCGCCGGAAACACCGGTGCGCTGATGGGGCTGGCGAAATTAATGCTCAAACCCATTGAGGGGATTGAGCGTCCTGCGCTGGTGACGGTATTACCGCATCAGCAAAAGGGCAAAACGGTTGTGCTGGATCTCGGCGCCAACGTAGATTGTGATAGTACGATGCTGGCCCAGTTTGCCATTATGGGCTCGGTGCTGGCAGAAGAAGTCGTGGGGATTGTGAATCCCCGTGTGGCGTTGCTGAATATCGGCGAAGAAGAAACCAAAGGTCTGGATAGCATTCGCGATGCCGCAGAATTGCTAAAATCCATGCCGTCAATCAACTATATTGGCTATCTTGAAGCTAATGAATTATTGACCGGCAAGACCGATGTTCTGGTGTGCGATGGGTTTACGGGCAACGTAACGTTAAAAACGATGGAAGGGGTGGTTCGGATGTTCCTTTCACTGCTGAAATTGCAGGGCGAAGGGAAAAAAAGGTCCTGGTGGCTGATTCTATTAAAGCGTTGGTTACAAAAAAGCCTGACGCGGCGATTCAGTCACCTCAACCCCGACCAGTATAATGGCGCCTGTCTGTTAGGATTGCGTGGCACGGTGATTAAGAGTCATGGTGCGGCCAATCAGCGAGCGTTTACCGTCGCGATAGAACAGGCAGTGCAGGCGGTGCAGCGACAAGTCCCACAGCGGATTGCCGCTCGCCTGGGATCTGTATTAGCAAAAAGTGACTGA
- a CDS encoding 3-oxoacyl-(acyl-carrier-protein) synthase, KASIII, translating into MYTKILGTGSFLPEQVRTNADLEKMVDTSDEWIVTRTGIRERRIAGQDESVTTMGYEAGVRALEMAGIDKEEIGLIVVATTSAPNAFPSAACEIQNKLGIKGCPAFDVAAACAGFTYALSIADQYVKSGAVKYALVIGADVLARTCNPEDRGTIIIFGDGAGAVLLGQSEEPGIISTHLHADGRYGELLTLPNADRVNPDNSIYLTMAGNEVFKVAVTELAHIVDETLEANNLERSALDWLVPHQANLRIISATAKKLGMSMDNVVVTLDRHGNTSAASVPCAFDEAVRDGRIKRGQLVLLEAFGGGFTWGSALVRF; encoded by the coding sequence ATGTATACGAAGATTTTAGGTACCGGCAGTTTTCTGCCTGAACAAGTGCGAACCAACGCCGATCTGGAAAAAATGGTAGATACGTCTGACGAGTGGATTGTCACGCGCACAGGTATCCGTGAACGCCGTATCGCCGGTCAAGATGAATCTGTTACGACTATGGGCTATGAAGCGGGCGTCCGCGCGCTGGAAATGGCCGGTATTGATAAAGAAGAGATCGGGCTGATCGTGGTTGCCACCACGTCAGCACCTAATGCTTTCCCAAGCGCAGCGTGTGAAATTCAGAACAAGCTGGGCATCAAGGGTTGTCCGGCGTTTGATGTCGCTGCTGCCTGTGCCGGTTTTACCTATGCACTGAGCATTGCCGATCAATACGTGAAGTCCGGCGCGGTGAAATACGCGCTGGTTATCGGTGCAGACGTGCTGGCGCGTACCTGCAACCCGGAAGATCGTGGAACCATCATTATCTTTGGTGATGGTGCGGGCGCTGTACTGTTAGGTCAGTCAGAAGAGCCGGGCATTATCTCGACGCATTTACATGCTGATGGACGTTATGGCGAACTGCTGACGTTGCCGAATGCCGATCGTGTCAATCCGGATAACTCCATTTACCTGACGATGGCAGGCAATGAAGTGTTCAAGGTTGCGGTAACGGAGCTGGCCCATATTGTCGACGAAACGCTGGAAGCGAACAATCTGGAGCGCTCTGCTCTGGACTGGCTGGTACCGCATCAGGCGAACCTGCGCATTATCAGCGCCACGGCGAAAAAGCTGGGCATGTCCATGGATAACGTTGTTGTGACGCTCGATCGTCATGGCAATACCTCTGCGGCGTCGGTACCGTGCGCGTTTGACGAAGCGGTACGCGATGGACGAATTAAACGAGGCCAACTGGTCTTGCTTGAAGCCTTTGGTGGCGGTTTCACCTGGGGCTCCGCGCTGGTTCGTTTCTAA
- a CDS encoding Malonyl CoA-acyl carrier protein transacylase — MTQFAFVFPGQGSQAVGMLSDLAAQYPIIEETFREASDALGYDLWTLTQQGPAEELNKTWQTQPALLTASVALWRVWQQQGGKAPVLLAGHSLGEYSALVCAGVVAFADAVRLVEMRGKFMQEAVPEGTGAMSAIIGLDDASIAKACEESAEGQVVSPVNFNSPGQVVIAGNKEAVERAGAACKAAGAKRALPLPVSVPSHCALMKPAAEKLAAELQKITFNAPTVPVVNNVDVKCETAPEAIRDALVRQLYSPVQWTKTVEFMASQGVEHLYEAGPGKVLTGLTKRIVDTLTASAINEPDALSAALAQ, encoded by the coding sequence ATGACGCAATTTGCTTTCGTGTTCCCAGGTCAGGGTTCTCAGGCCGTTGGGATGTTGTCTGATTTAGCAGCGCAATACCCCATTATTGAAGAGACTTTCCGTGAAGCTTCTGATGCTCTGGGTTACGATCTCTGGACGTTGACTCAGCAAGGTCCTGCTGAAGAACTGAACAAAACCTGGCAGACGCAGCCTGCGCTGCTCACTGCGTCCGTTGCGCTATGGCGTGTATGGCAGCAGCAGGGTGGCAAAGCGCCGGTATTGTTAGCCGGTCACAGCCTGGGCGAATACTCTGCGCTGGTGTGTGCAGGCGTTGTCGCCTTCGCTGATGCGGTACGTCTGGTCGAAATGCGTGGTAAATTCATGCAGGAAGCCGTGCCAGAAGGCACTGGCGCCATGTCCGCCATTATTGGTCTGGATGATGCGTCTATCGCTAAAGCCTGTGAAGAATCTGCTGAAGGGCAGGTGGTTTCTCCGGTAAACTTTAACTCGCCAGGTCAGGTTGTGATCGCGGGTAACAAAGAAGCCGTTGAGCGTGCGGGTGCTGCCTGTAAAGCTGCGGGCGCGAAGCGCGCACTGCCGCTGCCGGTGAGCGTTCCGTCTCACTGTGCGCTGATGAAACCGGCTGCTGAGAAACTGGCTGCCGAGCTGCAAAAAATCACTTTTAACGCACCGACAGTTCCGGTTGTGAACAACGTTGATGTGAAATGCGAAACAGCGCCAGAAGCGATTCGCGATGCGCTGGTTCGTCAGCTTTACAGCCCAGTGCAATGGACCAAAACCGTTGAGTTTATGGCCTCACAGGGCGTTGAGCACCTGTATGAAGCAGGCCCAGGTAAGGTTCTGACCGGTCTGACTAAACGTATTGTTGATACCCTGACTGCATCGGCTATTAACGAGCCAGATGCCCTGTCAGCGGCACTCGCGCAATAA
- a CDS encoding 3-oxoacyl-(acyl-carrier protein) reductase: MSFEGKIALVTGASRGIGRAIAETLVARGAKVIGTATSENGAQAISEYLGANGKGLMLNVTDAASIESVLENIRAEFGEVDILVNNAGITRDNLLMRMKDDEWDDIIETNLSSVFRLSKAVMRAMMKKRHGRIITIGSVVGTMGNAGQANYAAAKAGLIGFSKSLAREIASRGITVNVVAPGFIETDMTRALSDDQRAGILAQVPAGRLGGAQEIANAVAFLASDEASYITGETLHVNGGMYMV, translated from the coding sequence ATGAGTTTTGAAGGAAAAATCGCGCTGGTCACGGGCGCAAGCCGCGGTATCGGACGCGCCATTGCTGAAACACTGGTCGCGCGCGGCGCGAAAGTCATTGGTACGGCGACCAGCGAGAATGGCGCTCAGGCCATCAGCGAATATTTAGGTGCAAACGGTAAAGGTCTGATGTTGAATGTGACCGACGCTGCATCTATCGAATCTGTTCTGGAAAATATTCGCGCAGAGTTTGGCGAAGTGGATATTCTGGTCAATAATGCCGGAATCACTCGCGACAACTTACTGATGCGAATGAAGGACGACGAGTGGGACGATATCATCGAAACCAACCTGTCATCTGTATTCCGTCTGTCAAAAGCGGTAATGCGAGCTATGATGAAAAAGCGTCATGGCCGTATTATCACTATCGGTTCTGTGGTTGGTACCATGGGAAATGCTGGTCAGGCCAACTACGCTGCGGCGAAAGCGGGTCTGATTGGTTTCAGTAAGTCGCTGGCGCGTGAAATCGCGTCACGCGGAATTACTGTAAACGTTGTTGCTCCGGGCTTTATTGAAACGGACATGACGCGTGCGCTTTCTGACGATCAGCGTGCGGGTATTCTGGCGCAGGTTCCTGCGGGCCGCCTCGGCGGTGCTCAGGAAATCGCCAATGCGGTTGCATTTTTAGCCTCTGACGAAGCGAGTTACATCACTGGTGAGACTCTCCACGTCAACGGCGGGATGTACATGGTTTAA
- a CDS encoding Acyl carrier protein: MSTIEERVKKIIGEQLGVKQEEVVNSASFVEDLGADSLDTVELVMALEEEFDTEIPDEEAEKITTVQAAIDYINGHQA, from the coding sequence ATGAGCACTATCGAAGAACGCGTTAAGAAAATTATCGGCGAGCAGCTGGGCGTTAAGCAGGAAGAAGTTGTGAACTCCGCATCCTTCGTTGAAGACCTGGGCGCAGATTCTCTTGACACCGTTGAGCTGGTAATGGCTCTGGAAGAAGAGTTTGATACTGAGATTCCGGACGAAGAAGCTGAGAAAATCACCACCGTTCAGGCTGCCATTGATTACATCAACGGTCACCAGGCGTAA
- a CDS encoding beta-ketoacyl-(acyl-carrier-protein) synthase II gives MLSPVGNTVESTWKALLAGQSGISLIDHFDTSAYATKFAGLVKDFNCEEIISRKEQRKMDAFIQYGIVAGWQAMQDSGLVITEENATRIGAAIGSGIGGLGLIEENHTSLMNGGPRKISPFFVPSTIVNMVAGHLTIMFGLRGPSISIATACTSGVHNIGQAARIIAYGDADAMVAGGAEKASTPLGVGGFGAARALSTRNENPQAASRPWDKDRDGFVLGDGAGMIVLEEYEHAKKRGAKIYAEIIGFGMSSDAYHMTSPPEDGAGAALAMVNAIRDAGIEPGQIGYVNAHGTSTPAGDKAEAQAVKSVFGDAASRIMVSSTKSMTGHLLGAAGAVESIYSILALRDQAVPPTINLDNPDEGCDLDFVPHEARQVSGLEYTLCNSFGFGGTNGSLIFKKI, from the coding sequence ATGTTGTCTCCTGTCGGCAATACCGTAGAGTCCACCTGGAAAGCTCTCCTTGCCGGTCAGAGCGGCATCAGCCTAATCGACCATTTCGATACTAGCGCCTATGCAACGAAATTTGCTGGCTTAGTAAAGGATTTTAACTGTGAAGAGATTATCTCGCGCAAAGAACAGCGCAAGATGGACGCCTTCATTCAATATGGAATTGTTGCAGGCTGGCAGGCCATGCAGGATTCTGGCCTGGTAATTACGGAAGAGAACGCAACCCGCATTGGCGCCGCTATCGGCTCCGGGATTGGTGGTCTTGGTCTGATCGAGGAAAACCACACATCTTTGATGAATGGTGGCCCGCGTAAGATCAGCCCGTTCTTCGTTCCGTCCACGATTGTTAACATGGTGGCAGGTCATTTGACCATCATGTTCGGCCTGCGTGGCCCAAGCATTTCTATCGCAACGGCTTGTACCTCTGGTGTGCATAACATCGGTCAGGCTGCGCGTATCATCGCTTACGGTGATGCAGATGCTATGGTTGCCGGTGGTGCTGAAAAAGCCAGTACTCCGCTAGGCGTGGGTGGTTTCGGTGCAGCGCGCGCGCTGTCTACCCGCAACGAGAATCCTCAGGCGGCAAGCCGTCCGTGGGACAAAGACCGTGATGGTTTTGTTCTGGGCGATGGTGCTGGCATGATCGTACTGGAAGAGTACGAACACGCGAAAAAGCGTGGCGCTAAAATTTATGCAGAAATTATCGGTTTCGGCATGAGCAGCGACGCTTACCACATGACGTCTCCACCGGAAGATGGTGCGGGTGCGGCACTGGCAATGGTTAACGCGATCCGCGATGCGGGTATCGAACCAGGTCAGATTGGCTATGTTAACGCCCACGGCACCTCGACGCCGGCTGGCGACAAAGCAGAAGCTCAGGCCGTCAAATCCGTATTTGGTGATGCAGCAAGCCGTATTATGGTGAGCTCCACCAAATCCATGACTGGCCACCTGCTGGGTGCAGCAGGCGCAGTAGAGTCCATCTACTCGATCCTTGCACTGCGCGATCAGGCTGTTCCGCCAACCATCAACCTGGATAACCCGGATGAAGGTTGTGATCTGGACTTCGTTCCACACGAAGCGCGTCAGGTTAGCGGTCTGGAGTACACCCTGTGTAACTCCTTCGGCTTCGGCGGCACTAACGGCTCTCTGATCTTTAAAAAGATCTAA
- a CDS encoding Aminodeoxychorismate lyase, translating to MFLINGHEQDTLPANDRATQFGDGCFTTARIADGNVCLLEAHIQRLQLACERLLIPFKQWAELQREMIDMAKGNSRGVLKVIISRGAGGRGYSGASCLNPTRILSVSAYPAHYDLWRRDGISLALSPVHLGRNPLLAGIKHLNRLEQVLIRTHLEQSDADEALVLDSEGLITECCAANLMWRQGSDVFTPKIDQAGVNGIMRQFCLQHMAHSGFRVVEVHAGVESLLTADEVVVCNALMPVVPVRAYGQLQWSSRELYSFLAPLCEQTK from the coding sequence ATGTTCTTAATCAATGGCCATGAGCAGGATACTCTGCCCGCCAACGACAGGGCGACCCAGTTTGGCGATGGCTGCTTCACAACAGCACGTATTGCTGACGGCAACGTTTGCCTGCTCGAGGCGCATATCCAGCGTTTACAGCTGGCGTGTGAAAGGTTGCTGATTCCCTTTAAACAGTGGGCTGAACTTCAGCGTGAAATGATCGACATGGCGAAGGGCAACTCTCGCGGCGTGCTGAAAGTCATTATTAGCCGTGGCGCGGGCGGGCGCGGTTACAGCGGTGCCAGTTGCCTGAACCCCACCCGAATCCTCTCCGTTTCAGCGTATCCCGCACATTATGACCTGTGGCGACGCGACGGCATCAGCCTGGCGCTCAGCCCGGTTCATCTGGGGCGAAACCCACTCCTGGCAGGAATCAAACATCTCAACCGGCTTGAGCAGGTTCTGATTCGCACTCATCTTGAACAGTCAGATGCCGATGAGGCGCTGGTTCTTGACAGCGAAGGGCTGATTACGGAATGCTGTGCGGCTAATTTAATGTGGCGACAGGGTAGCGATGTCTTCACGCCAAAGATTGACCAGGCCGGTGTCAATGGCATCATGCGGCAGTTTTGTTTGCAGCACATGGCACACTCTGGTTTTCGCGTTGTCGAAGTTCACGCTGGTGTTGAGTCATTGCTGACAGCTGATGAGGTCGTTGTCTGCAATGCATTAATGCCCGTTGTGCCGGTTCGTGCTTACGGTCAGTTGCAATGGTCATCGCGTGAGTTGTACTCGTTTTTAGCCCCACTGTGTGAGCAAACAAAATAG
- a CDS encoding aminodeoxychorismate lyase, protein MANSQILIKEETVFTLKAGTGRLALGEQLYGDKIINRPRVFQWLLRLEPELSHFKAGTYRFTPGMTVREMLELLESGKEAQFPLRFVEGMRLSDYLKQLRDAPYISHTLKDDSYATVADVLKLEHPEWVEGWFWPDTWMYTAGTTDVAILKRAHKKMVTAVEKAWEGRAEGLPYKDQNQFVTMASIVEKETAVASERDQVASVFINRLRIGMRLQTDPTVIYGMGESYAGKISRKDLETPTAYNTYVISGLPPGPIATPSQASLDAAAHPAHTPYLYFVADGKGGHTFNTNLASHNRSVQDYLKALKEKNAQ, encoded by the coding sequence ATGGCGAACAGTCAGATCCTGATTAAAGAAGAAACCGTCTTCACGCTGAAAGCGGGCACCGGGCGCTTAGCGCTGGGCGAGCAGCTTTATGGCGATAAAATTATTAACCGTCCGCGCGTTTTCCAGTGGCTGCTGCGCCTTGAGCCAGAGCTGTCGCATTTCAAAGCCGGGACCTACCGCTTTACACCAGGTATGACGGTGCGCGAGATGCTGGAGCTATTGGAAAGTGGCAAAGAGGCGCAGTTCCCGCTGCGATTCGTGGAAGGAATGCGCCTGAGCGACTATCTGAAACAGCTGCGCGATGCGCCGTACATCAGCCACACGCTCAAAGATGACAGCTATGCGACCGTCGCAGACGTCCTCAAACTTGAACATCCAGAATGGGTGGAAGGCTGGTTCTGGCCCGATACCTGGATGTATACCGCCGGTACGACCGATGTTGCGATTTTGAAGCGCGCGCACAAAAAAATGGTGACCGCCGTCGAAAAAGCCTGGGAAGGGCGCGCGGAAGGTCTGCCGTACAAAGATCAAAACCAGTTTGTGACTATGGCCTCTATCGTCGAAAAAGAGACGGCCGTGGCGAGCGAGCGCGATCAGGTGGCATCAGTATTCATTAACCGTCTGCGTATCGGTATGCGTTTGCAAACCGACCCGACGGTGATTTACGGCATGGGCGAGAGCTATGCCGGAAAGATAAGCCGTAAGGACCTCGAGACGCCAACGGCGTATAATACCTACGTGATTAGCGGTTTGCCGCCAGGCCCAATCGCCACGCCGAGCCAGGCATCACTGGATGCTGCCGCGCATCCGGCACATACACCGTATCTCTATTTTGTGGCTGACGGAAAAGGGGGGCACACCTTTAACACCAACCTTGCCAGCCATAATCGCTCTGTTCAGGACTATCTGAAGGCACTTAAGGAAAAAAATGCGCAGTAA
- a CDS encoding Thymidylate kinase produces the protein MRSNYIVIEGLEGAGKTTARNVVVDTLKELGIAEMVFTREPGGTQLAEKLRSLVLDIKSVGDEVINDKAEVLMFYAARVQLVETVIKPALAEGRWVIGDRHDLSTQAYQGGGRGIDQTMLATLRDAVLGDFRPDLTLYLDVTPAVGLKRARARGELDRIEQESLDFFNRTRARYLELAAQDSSIRTVDATQSLEDVTRSIRETVIAWVQEQQA, from the coding sequence ATGCGCAGTAATTACATCGTCATAGAGGGGCTGGAAGGCGCCGGGAAAACTACCGCACGCAACGTGGTGGTCGACACACTGAAAGAGCTGGGCATCGCGGAGATGGTCTTTACCCGCGAGCCGGGCGGTACTCAGTTGGCCGAAAAGCTGAGAAGCCTGGTGCTGGATATCAAATCTGTCGGCGACGAAGTGATTAACGATAAAGCCGAAGTGCTGATGTTTTACGCGGCACGCGTACAGCTGGTCGAAACGGTTATCAAACCTGCGCTGGCAGAAGGGCGCTGGGTGATCGGCGATCGCCATGATCTCTCTACGCAAGCCTATCAGGGCGGCGGCCGCGGTATCGATCAGACCATGCTTGCGACCCTGCGTGATGCGGTATTAGGCGATTTTCGCCCTGACCTGACGTTGTATCTGGATGTCACCCCCGCAGTGGGCCTGAAGCGCGCCCGCGCCCGTGGTGAACTGGATCGCATCGAACAAGAGTCTCTGGATTTCTTTAACCGTACTCGCGCGCGGTATCTTGAACTGGCGGCGCAGGACAGTTCAATTCGCACCGTCGATGCGACGCAATCCCTGGAAGACGTCACCCGTTCTATTCGCGAAACTGTTATTGCATGGGTACAGGAGCAGCAGGCATGA
- a CDS encoding DNA polymerase III delta prime subunit, protein MKWYPWLRPHFDQLISSYQAGRGHHALLIQALPGMGDDALIYAMTRFLMCQQPEGNKSCGKCRGCQLMQAGTHPDYYTLEPEKGKNSLGIDAVREVSEKLYEHARLGGAKVVWLKDAALLTEAAANALLKTLEEPPVNTWFFMSCREPGRLLATLRSRCRLHHLAAPQEAWALTWLEREVTVSQDAALTALRLSSGAPAAALELLQKETWAQRTQLCDSLSAALESRDWLSLLSALNHEQAPARLHWLASLLLDALKLQQSAQLLSNADVWPLVNTLANHLSGAILRAILHDVSLCREQLLTVTGVNRELLLTDLLLQIEHYLQPGTLLPASHL, encoded by the coding sequence ATGAAATGGTATCCGTGGCTGCGCCCGCACTTTGATCAGCTGATTAGCAGCTATCAGGCCGGTCGGGGGCATCATGCGTTACTGATTCAGGCATTACCCGGCATGGGTGACGATGCTCTGATTTATGCTATGACCCGTTTTCTGATGTGTCAGCAGCCGGAAGGTAATAAAAGCTGCGGCAAATGTCGTGGCTGTCAGCTGATGCAGGCGGGTACGCACCCGGATTACTACACGCTGGAACCTGAAAAGGGCAAAAACTCGCTCGGTATTGATGCCGTGCGTGAAGTCAGCGAAAAACTGTATGAGCACGCGCGTCTCGGCGGAGCGAAAGTCGTCTGGTTAAAAGACGCTGCGCTCCTGACGGAGGCGGCGGCGAATGCGCTACTTAAAACGCTGGAAGAGCCGCCAGTGAATACTTGGTTCTTTATGTCCTGTCGCGAACCGGGTCGATTACTGGCCACATTACGCAGTCGTTGTCGTCTTCATCACCTCGCTGCACCGCAGGAAGCATGGGCCTTAACCTGGCTTGAACGAGAAGTGACGGTGTCACAGGACGCGGCACTGACGGCTTTGCGTTTAAGCAGTGGGGCGCCCGCTGCGGCGCTTGAGTTACTGCAAAAAGAGACCTGGGCGCAACGCACACAGCTTTGCGATTCCCTGAGCGCTGCGCTGGAAAGTCGCGACTGGCTGAGTTTGCTGAGTGCACTAAACCACGAACAGGCTCCCGCGCGCCTGCACTGGCTGGCATCACTGTTACTGGATGCGCTCAAGCTGCAACAAAGCGCGCAGCTTCTCAGTAACGCCGACGTCTGGCCGCTGGTGAATACGCTGGCGAATCATCTATCGGGTGCCATCCTGCGTGCGATTCTCCACGACGTCAGCCTGTGTCGTGAACAACTGTTAACCGTAACCGGCGTGAATCGCGAGCTATTACTCACGGACCTGTTACTGCAAATCGAACATTACCTGCAACCAGGCACGCTGCTGCCTGCTTCCCATCTCTGA
- a CDS encoding deoxyribonuclease YcfH — MFLVDSHCHLDGLDYQSLHKDVDDVLAKAAARDVKFCLAVATTLPGYRSMRDLVGERDNVVFSCGVHPLNQDEEYDVEDLRRMAAEEGVVAMGETGLDYFYTPETKPRQQESFRNHIRIGRELNKPVIVHTRDARADTLVILQEEKVTDCGGVLHCFTEDRETAGKLLDLGFYISFSGIVTFRNAEQLRDAARYVPLDRILVETDSPYLAPVPHRGKENQPAMTRDVAEYMAVLKGVSLEELAQATTENFANLFHIAPSRLQSV, encoded by the coding sequence ATGTTTTTAGTCGACTCACACTGCCATCTCGATGGCCTGGATTATCAATCACTGCATAAAGACGTGGACGATGTGCTGGCGAAAGCCGCCGCCCGCGATGTGAAATTCTGTCTGGCGGTCGCCACGACGCTGCCCGGATATCGCTCAATGCGCGATCTGGTGGGCGAGCGTGACAACGTGGTCTTCTCCTGCGGCGTGCATCCGCTCAACCAGGATGAAGAGTACGACGTCGAGGATCTGCGCCGGATGGCGGCGGAAGAGGGCGTGGTCGCGATGGGCGAAACCGGGCTGGACTATTTTTACACGCCGGAAACTAAACCGCGCCAGCAGGAGTCCTTCCGTAACCACATTCGTATCGGGCGTGAGTTGAATAAGCCCGTTATCGTTCATACTCGCGATGCGCGCGCCGATACTCTGGTTATCCTGCAGGAAGAAAAGGTGACGGATTGCGGTGGCGTACTACACTGTTTCACAGAAGACAGAGAAACGGCGGGAAAGCTGCTTGATTTAGGGTTTTATATCTCGTTTTCCGGGATCGTGACGTTCCGTAATGCTGAGCAACTACGTGATGCTGCGCGTTATGTGCCTCTCGACCGGATTCTGGTGGAGACAGACTCGCCTTATCTGGCACCGGTGCCGCATCGCGGCAAAGAAAACCAGCCAGCCATGACGCGAGATGTGGCTGAGTATATGGCCGTCCTGAAGGGTGTCAGCCTCGAAGAACTGGCGCAAGCCACGACGGAAAACTTCGCCAATCTGTTCCACATCGCACCCTCCCGCCTGCAATCTGTTTGA